The Microbacterium maritypicum genome contains a region encoding:
- a CDS encoding cold-shock protein: MPTGKVRFYDEDKGFGFIASDDGQDVFLHASAMPTGTAVKAGARVEFGVADGKRGLQALSVRVLEAPPSLSKAKRKPADDMAIIVEDLVKLLDGIGGDLRRGRYPSSGQGRKIAAVLRKVADDLDA; the protein is encoded by the coding sequence ATGCCCACCGGCAAGGTCAGGTTCTACGACGAAGACAAGGGTTTCGGCTTCATCGCCAGCGATGACGGCCAGGACGTCTTCCTGCACGCCTCCGCGATGCCCACCGGCACCGCGGTGAAGGCCGGTGCACGCGTGGAGTTCGGCGTCGCCGACGGCAAGCGCGGACTCCAGGCGCTGTCCGTGCGTGTGCTCGAGGCACCGCCCAGCCTCTCGAAGGCCAAGCGCAAGCCTGCAGACGACATGGCCATCATCGTCGAGGATCTCGTGAAGCTCCTCGACGGCATCGGCGGGGATCTGCGCCGCGGGCGCTACCCCTCTTCCGGACAGGGCCGCAAGATCGCGGCCGTCCTGCGCAAGGTCGCTGATGACCTCGACGCCTGA
- a CDS encoding M23 family metallopeptidase, whose amino-acid sequence MSARKAVKPLRSIAIFGAVGALVAGIALPAFASTKPSEAAPTTVQQLAAVDAQSLVVASQATAAPLARGTFSATTPEEIAKKKAEEAAAARAAAAASTAGTASSRFNTAGYALTSPGSGEVRYPLPMGSWNVSRTVGGAHNGADMLAPAGTPIYAAAAGVVRASAESIGGYGVAVMLDSVVGGQRVQTTYGHMLYGSRQVQAGQSVSAGQLIGYVGSTGRSTANHLHFEVWINGGLVEPMSWLSVNAG is encoded by the coding sequence ATGAGTGCTCGCAAGGCCGTCAAGCCACTCCGATCCATCGCCATCTTCGGGGCCGTCGGTGCACTGGTCGCCGGAATCGCGCTGCCCGCCTTCGCCTCGACGAAGCCGAGCGAAGCCGCGCCGACGACTGTTCAGCAGCTCGCGGCCGTCGACGCGCAGTCGCTCGTCGTCGCTTCGCAGGCCACTGCGGCACCGCTCGCTCGCGGCACCTTCAGCGCGACCACCCCCGAGGAGATCGCGAAGAAGAAGGCGGAAGAGGCAGCCGCAGCACGTGCAGCCGCCGCCGCTTCCACCGCAGGGACCGCCTCCTCGCGCTTCAACACCGCGGGCTACGCGCTCACCTCGCCGGGTTCCGGTGAGGTGCGCTATCCGCTTCCCATGGGTTCGTGGAACGTCAGTCGCACGGTGGGTGGTGCGCACAACGGTGCCGACATGCTCGCTCCGGCCGGTACGCCGATCTATGCGGCCGCCGCCGGCGTCGTCCGTGCTTCCGCCGAGAGCATCGGCGGCTACGGCGTTGCCGTGATGCTCGACAGCGTCGTCGGTGGGCAGCGTGTGCAGACCACCTACGGCCACATGCTCTACGGCTCGCGTCAGGTGCAGGCGGGGCAGTCGGTCTCCGCCGGGCAGCTGATCGGCTACGTCGGCAGCACCGGCCGCTCGACCGCCAACCACCTCCACTTCGAGGTCTGGATCAACGGCGGACTCGTGGAGCCCATGTCCTGGCTCTCGGTCAACGCCGGCTGA
- a CDS encoding metal-dependent transcriptional regulator produces the protein MTDLIDTTEMYLRTILELEEENIVPLRARISERLGHSGPTVSQTVGRMERDGLVIVSEDRTLELTDAGRNKAVNVMRKHRLAERLLSDVIGLDWAFVHEEACRWEHVMSEQVERRLVELLGHPTESPYGNPIPGLDQLGDVPARTFDEGVIGLVQRLNAAGAPVEGTVRRLAEPAQVDPELLEQLRDAGVVPGAHGDFRFSEGYVLIQMDGKDEGLELPVELASHIFLVGEPA, from the coding sequence ATGACCGACCTGATCGACACCACGGAGATGTATCTCCGCACCATCCTCGAACTCGAGGAGGAGAACATCGTGCCGCTGCGCGCGCGCATCTCCGAACGTCTCGGCCACTCCGGTCCGACCGTGTCGCAGACGGTCGGCCGCATGGAGCGCGACGGTCTCGTCATCGTCTCCGAGGACCGCACTCTCGAGCTCACAGACGCGGGGCGCAACAAGGCCGTCAACGTCATGCGCAAGCATCGGCTCGCCGAGCGTCTGCTGTCCGACGTCATCGGACTCGACTGGGCGTTCGTGCATGAAGAGGCCTGCCGCTGGGAGCACGTCATGAGCGAGCAGGTCGAACGCCGCCTCGTCGAGCTGCTCGGACATCCCACCGAGTCGCCGTACGGCAATCCGATCCCCGGACTCGACCAGCTCGGAGACGTTCCCGCGCGCACCTTCGACGAGGGCGTCATCGGACTCGTCCAGCGCCTGAACGCCGCGGGTGCACCCGTCGAGGGCACGGTCCGTCGTCTCGCCGAGCCGGCTCAGGTCGATCCCGAGCTGCTCGAGCAGTTGCGTGACGCAGGTGTCGTTCCCGGCGCCCACGGAGACTTCCGCTTCAGCGAGGGCTACGTGCTCATCCAGATGGACGGCAAAGACGAGGGGCTCGAGCTCCCGGTGGAGCTGGCATCGCACATCTTCCTGGTCGGCGAACCGGCCTGA
- a CDS encoding DUF3027 domain-containing protein — protein sequence MTSTPDADARLIAAHDLALAALAEITPASTVGPAAGYLAEEDGSVSLRFQNRLPGYPGWFWTVTVARVEGEEPTVLEIELLPGDGALLAPEWVPWAERLAEYRAHQVELAEAAAAAGGDVAIGDDALADDGLDDDDLDDDDLDDGEADILHAGDLDGVDIDELDDGAAEDEESEDDDADALDEDAGEVDEEE from the coding sequence ATGACCTCGACGCCTGACGCCGACGCGCGTCTCATCGCCGCCCACGACCTCGCGCTGGCCGCGCTGGCCGAGATCACCCCGGCGTCCACTGTCGGCCCCGCCGCCGGATACCTCGCCGAGGAAGACGGCTCGGTCTCGCTGCGCTTCCAGAACCGACTCCCCGGCTACCCGGGGTGGTTCTGGACCGTGACCGTCGCCCGCGTCGAGGGCGAGGAGCCTACGGTCCTCGAGATCGAACTCCTGCCCGGCGACGGCGCGCTGCTCGCGCCGGAGTGGGTCCCCTGGGCCGAGAGGCTGGCCGAGTACCGCGCCCATCAGGTCGAGCTCGCCGAGGCGGCCGCTGCTGCCGGCGGCGACGTGGCGATCGGCGACGATGCGTTGGCCGACGATGGTCTCGACGACGACGACCTCGATGACGACGACCTCGACGACGGCGAAGCGGACATCCTGCACGCCGGCGATCTGGACGGCGTGGACATCGACGAACTCGACGACGGCGCCGCCGAAGACGAAGAGTCGGAAGACGACGACGCCGACGCCCTCGATGAGGACGCCGGCGAGGTCGACGAGGAGGAGTGA
- a CDS encoding DNA repair helicase XPB: MSDGPLIVQSDRTVLLEVAHADAESARHELAIFAELERAPEHIHTYRITRLGLWNARAAGHTAEDMLETLDRWSRFPVPPSVSVDLRETVNRYGRLVIERDDEGTLILRSTDPAVLAQVANNKRIQPLLIGHPTPETFVVDAWARGQIKQELLKIGWPAEDLAGYTPGTPHEIDLAEDGWHIRPYQQDAVDAFSKDGSGVVVLPCGAGKTIVGAGAMAATKTTTLILVTNTVSARQWRDELLKRTSLTPEEIGEYSGQAKEVKPVTIATYQILTAKRKGEYAHLALLDALDWGLIVYDEVHLLPAPVFKLTADLQARRRIGLTATLVREDGREGDVFSLIGPKRFDAPWKQIEAQGFISPAACYEVRVDLPPSDRLEYAAATDDERYRLAASAPAKVQAVRELIAKHEGERILVIGQYLDQLESLSEALNAPQITGATPIDEREELYRAFREGDISLLVVSKVANFSIDLPEASVAIQVSGSFGSRQEEAQRLGRLLRPKQSGHTASFYTLVARDTIDQDYAQNRQRFLAEQGYSYTIMDSDAIAA; the protein is encoded by the coding sequence ATGTCTGATGGCCCACTGATCGTCCAGAGCGATCGCACCGTGCTGCTCGAAGTCGCCCACGCCGACGCCGAGAGCGCCCGCCACGAGCTGGCGATCTTCGCCGAGCTGGAACGCGCCCCCGAGCACATCCACACCTACCGGATCACGCGTCTGGGGCTGTGGAACGCCAGAGCCGCAGGGCACACCGCCGAAGACATGCTCGAGACGCTCGATCGCTGGTCGCGCTTCCCCGTGCCGCCTTCCGTGTCCGTCGACCTGCGCGAGACGGTGAACCGCTACGGGCGGCTGGTCATCGAACGCGACGACGAGGGGACCCTGATCCTGCGCTCCACCGATCCCGCCGTGCTGGCGCAGGTCGCGAACAACAAGCGCATCCAGCCGTTGCTCATCGGCCACCCGACGCCTGAGACGTTCGTCGTCGATGCCTGGGCTCGCGGGCAGATCAAGCAGGAGCTGCTGAAGATCGGCTGGCCCGCCGAAGACCTCGCCGGGTACACCCCGGGGACACCGCACGAGATCGACCTCGCCGAGGACGGCTGGCACATCCGCCCCTACCAGCAGGATGCCGTCGATGCTTTCTCGAAGGACGGCTCCGGCGTCGTCGTGCTCCCCTGTGGCGCCGGCAAGACGATCGTGGGCGCCGGCGCGATGGCCGCGACCAAGACCACCACGTTGATCCTCGTCACCAACACCGTCTCGGCCCGCCAGTGGCGCGACGAGTTGCTCAAGCGCACCAGCCTCACTCCCGAGGAGATCGGCGAGTATTCGGGCCAGGCCAAAGAGGTCAAGCCCGTCACGATCGCGACCTACCAGATCCTGACTGCGAAGCGTAAGGGCGAGTACGCGCACCTGGCGCTGCTCGATGCCCTCGACTGGGGCCTCATCGTGTACGACGAGGTGCACCTGCTGCCGGCTCCGGTGTTCAAGCTCACCGCCGACCTGCAGGCGCGTCGACGCATCGGCCTCACCGCCACCCTCGTACGCGAGGACGGACGCGAGGGCGACGTCTTCAGCCTGATCGGCCCCAAGCGCTTCGACGCTCCCTGGAAGCAGATCGAGGCGCAGGGCTTCATCTCCCCCGCCGCGTGCTACGAGGTGCGCGTCGATCTGCCGCCGAGCGACCGGCTCGAATACGCCGCGGCGACCGACGACGAACGCTATCGCCTGGCGGCCTCCGCCCCGGCGAAGGTCCAGGCGGTGCGTGAACTCATCGCCAAGCACGAGGGCGAGCGCATCCTCGTGATCGGACAGTATCTCGATCAGCTCGAGTCGCTGTCCGAGGCTCTGAACGCGCCGCAGATCACCGGCGCGACCCCCATCGACGAGCGCGAAGAGCTCTACCGCGCCTTCCGCGAAGGCGACATCTCGCTCCTCGTGGTCTCCAAGGTGGCGAACTTCTCGATCGACCTCCCTGAGGCCTCGGTCGCGATCCAGGTGTCCGGCTCCTTCGGATCGCGTCAGGAGGAGGCCCAGCGACTGGGTCGCCTGCTGCGCCCGAAGCAGTCGGGGCACACCGCGAGCTTCTACACCCTCGTCGCCCGCGACACGATCGATCAGGACTACGCCCAGAACCGCCAGCGTTTCCTGGCCGAGCAGGGATACAGCTACACGATCATGGACTCGGACGCGATCGCCGCCTGA
- a CDS encoding HNH endonuclease codes for MRTLVLNAGYEPLAIVSFKRALVLVMNDKATVIERVEEDPVWGTHGVYDRPAVIILARYVRVPTSRRVPVTRRGVLRRDNHRCGYCGKAASTIDHVLPRSRGGADSWENLVACCLRCNNVKSDRTPQEMRWQLRFTPRPPHGTAWTVRGTERSDPRWEPYLALAA; via the coding sequence ATGCGCACACTGGTCCTGAATGCCGGATACGAGCCGCTGGCGATCGTGTCGTTCAAACGAGCCCTGGTGCTGGTGATGAACGACAAGGCGACCGTGATCGAACGGGTCGAGGAAGACCCCGTCTGGGGCACGCACGGCGTCTACGATCGCCCGGCGGTCATCATCCTGGCCCGCTACGTGCGGGTCCCGACGAGCAGGCGTGTGCCGGTCACCCGGCGCGGTGTGCTCCGCCGCGACAACCACCGCTGCGGATACTGCGGGAAGGCGGCATCGACGATCGATCACGTGCTGCCGCGCTCGCGCGGGGGAGCGGACTCCTGGGAGAACCTCGTCGCGTGCTGCCTGCGCTGCAACAACGTCAAGAGTGATCGCACGCCGCAGGAGATGCGCTGGCAGCTGCGCTTCACCCCTCGACCGCCGCACGGCACCGCCTGGACCGTGCGCGGAACCGAACGCAGCGACCCGCGATGGGAGCCGTACCTCGCTCTGGCCGCCTGA
- the serC gene encoding phosphoserine transaminase translates to MAIEIPRDLLPIDGRFGCGPSKVRPAQLEALVSSGSTILGTSHRQAPVKNLVGSVREQLAALFRIPEGYEIILGNGGSTAFWDAAAFGLIERRSQNLVFGEFGGKFAASAAAPWLEAPDVRKAEPGSLTVAEVVEGVDVYAWPHNETSTGVAAPIQRIAVDGALTVIDATSAAGGIDFDAAQADVYYFAPQKNLGSDGGLWFAAVSPAAIERIDRIAASGRYIPEFLSLKNAVDNSRLNQTLNTPALTTLHLLDSQLRWILDNGGLAWAAARTAESSSVLYDWAEASSVATPFVTEAAHRSPVVATIDFDDSIDAAAIAKTLRANGIVDTEPYRKLGRNQLRVATFVSIEPDDVRQLTRSIEYVLENLGA, encoded by the coding sequence ATGGCGATCGAGATTCCCCGTGACCTCCTGCCCATCGACGGCCGCTTCGGCTGCGGTCCCTCGAAAGTGCGCCCTGCGCAGCTCGAGGCACTGGTCTCTTCGGGGTCGACGATCCTGGGGACATCGCATCGTCAGGCGCCGGTGAAGAACCTCGTCGGCAGCGTCCGCGAGCAGCTCGCCGCCCTGTTCCGCATTCCCGAGGGATACGAGATCATCCTCGGCAACGGCGGATCGACCGCGTTCTGGGACGCGGCAGCTTTCGGCCTCATCGAACGCCGCAGCCAGAACCTCGTGTTCGGCGAGTTCGGCGGCAAGTTCGCCGCCTCCGCCGCCGCGCCTTGGCTCGAGGCACCCGACGTGCGCAAGGCCGAGCCCGGCTCGCTGACCGTCGCCGAGGTCGTGGAAGGCGTCGACGTGTACGCCTGGCCGCACAACGAGACCTCGACCGGCGTCGCCGCACCGATCCAGCGCATCGCCGTCGATGGCGCACTGACCGTCATCGACGCCACGAGCGCGGCGGGAGGTATCGACTTCGATGCCGCACAGGCCGACGTGTACTACTTCGCACCGCAGAAGAACCTCGGCTCCGACGGTGGCCTGTGGTTCGCCGCGGTCTCGCCGGCCGCGATCGAGCGCATCGATCGCATCGCCGCGTCGGGTCGCTACATCCCCGAGTTCCTGAGCCTGAAGAACGCGGTCGACAACTCGCGGCTCAACCAGACGTTGAACACCCCGGCACTGACGACCCTGCACCTGCTCGACAGCCAGCTGCGCTGGATCCTCGACAACGGCGGCCTCGCCTGGGCGGCGGCGCGCACCGCCGAGTCGTCTTCGGTTCTGTACGACTGGGCCGAGGCCTCCTCCGTCGCGACGCCGTTCGTCACGGAAGCCGCACACCGCTCACCCGTGGTCGCCACGATCGACTTCGACGACAGCATCGATGCCGCGGCGATCGCGAAGACGCTCCGCGCGAACGGGATCGTCGACACGGAGCCCTATCGCAAGCTCGGGCGAAACCAGCTGCGCGTGGCCACGTTCGTCTCGATCGAGCCGGATGACGTGCGTCAGCTGACCCGATCGATCGAGTACGTGCTGGAGAACCTGGGCGCCTGA
- a CDS encoding CPBP family intramembrane glutamic endopeptidase yields MSLNEDATPAPGNTVAQAGLPGVEQLAYHRLARLRPRYRWWRMLLTGLVGIALYIAILLIVIVPLAIVSMLVPGWGIDAQVLLTTSQYFDLDRPWLLVALVLPLILMIPALLLASRIVEGRGVGLLSSVTGRLRMGWLGRSLLLALAVFVVYFAVVLGWSALTGDAVTADFSHPGLWIMVLLVLLLIPFQAAAEEYVFRGYLMQLVGGWLRHPAFAILLPVPLFVLGHGYDIWGAASVGMFAIVAAWLTWRTGGLEAAISLHIVNNVLIFLLGSVTLVDANATSGTAVDLLASALAMVVYALLADRWAARLGIARTARAASPTVGATGTHHLGLALQGRSARA; encoded by the coding sequence ATGAGCTTGAACGAGGACGCCACCCCCGCCCCCGGAAACACCGTCGCACAGGCCGGACTGCCCGGTGTCGAGCAGCTCGCCTACCACCGGCTGGCACGCCTGCGGCCGCGGTATCGCTGGTGGCGCATGCTGCTGACCGGGCTCGTCGGCATCGCCCTCTACATCGCGATCCTGCTCATCGTGATCGTGCCGCTGGCCATCGTGTCGATGCTCGTCCCGGGGTGGGGCATCGATGCGCAGGTGCTCCTCACGACGTCGCAGTATTTCGACCTCGACCGCCCGTGGCTGCTCGTGGCGCTGGTGCTGCCGCTGATCCTGATGATCCCCGCCCTGCTGCTGGCCTCGCGGATCGTCGAGGGACGCGGGGTCGGTCTGCTGTCGTCCGTCACCGGGCGTCTGCGGATGGGATGGCTCGGCAGGAGTCTGCTGTTGGCACTCGCGGTGTTCGTCGTCTACTTCGCCGTCGTGCTGGGGTGGTCGGCGCTCACCGGCGACGCGGTGACCGCCGACTTCTCGCACCCGGGGCTGTGGATCATGGTGCTGCTCGTGCTGTTGCTGATCCCCTTCCAGGCCGCGGCCGAGGAGTACGTGTTCCGCGGGTATCTGATGCAGCTGGTCGGGGGATGGCTGCGTCATCCCGCCTTCGCCATCCTCCTGCCCGTGCCGCTGTTCGTGCTCGGCCACGGCTACGACATCTGGGGCGCGGCCAGCGTGGGCATGTTCGCGATCGTCGCCGCCTGGCTGACCTGGCGCACGGGTGGACTCGAGGCGGCGATCTCGCTGCACATCGTCAACAACGTGCTCATCTTCCTGCTCGGATCCGTCACCTTGGTCGACGCCAACGCGACCTCGGGCACGGCTGTCGACCTTCTCGCGTCAGCGCTGGCCATGGTCGTCTACGCCCTGCTCGCCGACCGTTGGGCGGCGAGGCTCGGGATCGCACGCACGGCGCGGGCCGCATCGCCCACCGTGGGGGCGACCGGTACCCATCACCTCGGCCTCGCCCTGCAGGGACGTTCCGCCCGAGCGTGA
- a CDS encoding multidrug ABC transporter ATPase gives MSMQNSEPEVPIRRLDRILAFTALGIAAASVVCFFAIIIGTALGMDQAAFGEGIWPVVAAIPYWGLPVAFLMIITLLTMSFIRKGRASSRS, from the coding sequence ATGAGCATGCAGAATTCCGAACCGGAGGTTCCCATCCGCCGGCTGGATCGTATCCTGGCGTTCACCGCGCTCGGAATCGCCGCGGCGTCCGTGGTGTGCTTCTTCGCGATCATCATCGGCACCGCGCTCGGGATGGACCAGGCCGCGTTTGGCGAGGGCATCTGGCCCGTCGTCGCCGCGATCCCCTACTGGGGACTGCCGGTCGCCTTCCTCATGATCATCACGCTCCTGACGATGAGCTTCATCCGGAAGGGACGCGCGTCTTCGCGTTCCTGA
- a CDS encoding helicase-associated domain-containing protein: MSTHARPLADWLAAASDDDLRHLFRARGVRADAPWQDFFDAAEALLDPASLTRVLPTLTASEASALVSAAAGQDAGRETEQLKALALLRPDGTPYPPVVAAIAGRTASGPPAEAPAPASSEAAAAHAAERAFTTVAVLADLLMIARESPFALLTGGGVSAGEKRQLTEAGVPAEIVDTLAAIALQSGLAVSADRRLRSSQSAEDWLRSSAADRWAVLATAFRDALPRGVRSETGGWIPPEVWPFAHPWDPAWAERSRTLQEAASLLGLIAEDGTEPEWAVSLRRGDAADPEALVRLLPTEVDRIFLQNDLTAIAPGPLEPALDVRLRTIAARESAAQASSYRFTSESVAHAFVAGETEQSILDFLSSVSLTGLPQPLSYLIAQTAQRHGLVRVSTDDETGRTRIESSDSHLIQAMAVDQSLRPLALTAHLDALTTRVGRDTVYWALTDARYPATLVGPDGALLVRERHPAPPSSASTGDSIDLMPLITRLRSHQGPDADAAWLDRELEAAVRAKSVLQVTVGMPDGSTRELLLEATGIGGGRLRGRDRAADVERTLPVSSILTATIVAP, from the coding sequence ATGAGCACTCACGCGCGACCGCTGGCGGATTGGCTGGCGGCAGCGAGCGATGACGACCTCCGCCACCTCTTCCGCGCACGGGGCGTGCGAGCGGATGCGCCGTGGCAGGACTTCTTCGATGCCGCTGAGGCACTGCTCGATCCGGCATCGCTGACGCGTGTGCTCCCCACGCTCACGGCATCCGAGGCGAGCGCGCTGGTCTCCGCCGCCGCCGGACAGGACGCCGGACGCGAGACGGAGCAACTGAAAGCGCTCGCGCTGCTCCGTCCCGACGGCACGCCCTATCCCCCGGTGGTCGCCGCGATCGCCGGGCGCACCGCCTCCGGACCGCCCGCCGAAGCACCGGCACCGGCCTCGTCCGAGGCTGCCGCAGCGCACGCGGCCGAGCGCGCCTTCACGACCGTGGCCGTGCTCGCCGACCTTCTGATGATCGCGAGGGAGAGCCCGTTCGCCCTGCTCACGGGCGGTGGCGTCAGCGCCGGCGAGAAGCGTCAGCTCACCGAAGCCGGCGTCCCCGCCGAGATCGTCGACACCCTCGCCGCCATCGCCCTCCAGTCCGGGCTCGCCGTCTCCGCAGACCGGCGGCTGCGATCGAGCCAGTCGGCGGAGGACTGGCTGCGCTCGTCCGCTGCCGATCGATGGGCGGTCCTTGCGACCGCGTTCCGCGACGCGCTGCCACGCGGAGTCCGCTCCGAGACCGGCGGATGGATCCCGCCCGAGGTATGGCCGTTCGCACACCCGTGGGATCCCGCCTGGGCCGAGCGTTCGCGCACCCTGCAGGAAGCGGCTTCGCTGCTCGGTCTGATCGCCGAGGACGGAACCGAGCCCGAGTGGGCCGTGAGCCTGCGTCGCGGGGATGCCGCCGACCCGGAAGCTCTCGTGCGCCTGCTGCCGACCGAGGTCGACCGCATCTTCTTGCAGAACGATCTGACGGCGATCGCACCGGGTCCGCTGGAGCCGGCGCTCGACGTGCGACTGCGCACGATCGCGGCCCGGGAGTCCGCAGCCCAGGCGTCGTCCTACCGCTTCACCTCCGAGTCGGTGGCGCACGCGTTCGTCGCAGGCGAGACCGAGCAGTCGATCCTCGATTTCCTCTCCTCCGTCTCCCTCACGGGTCTCCCTCAGCCCCTCAGCTACCTGATCGCCCAGACCGCCCAGCGACACGGACTGGTCCGCGTCTCGACCGATGACGAGACCGGCCGCACGCGGATCGAGAGCTCCGACTCGCACCTCATCCAGGCGATGGCGGTGGATCAGTCCCTCCGCCCGCTCGCCCTCACCGCGCACCTCGACGCCCTGACCACCCGCGTCGGCCGGGACACGGTGTACTGGGCGCTCACCGATGCGCGATATCCGGCGACGCTCGTCGGCCCCGACGGCGCCCTGCTCGTCCGCGAGCGGCATCCGGCGCCCCCGTCGTCGGCATCGACCGGGGACTCGATCGACCTGATGCCGCTCATCACCCGGTTGCGCTCGCATCAGGGACCGGATGCCGATGCGGCGTGGCTCGACCGTGAGCTCGAGGCTGCCGTGCGCGCGAAGTCCGTCCTCCAGGTCACGGTCGGGATGCCGGACGGATCGACCAGGGAACTCCTCCTGGAAGCGACAGGGATCGGCGGCGGCAGGCTCCGCGGACGAGACCGGGCGGCCGACGTGGAGCGGACCCTCCCGGTGTCGAGCATCCTCACGGCGACGATCGTCGCGCCGTAG